A genomic stretch from Sulfurihydrogenibium azorense Az-Fu1 includes:
- a CDS encoding DUF4198 domain-containing protein — translation MKKYLILLLFSVGIAFSHDLWLEKKDNFYTLFYGHLNPSDNDQKSIEYNPNSVFEIKCFSQDGKEKSIKVERSYPLKIFGKCDSVFIGFSSGYWTKTPYGLKNLPKNQVHMPLESWKSVEYVKRLDTDINKPLTANLEITPLDSIKNVKIGDKITFLVTLNAKPVKDTVVAYDEKPIGTTDDEGKINIRIKRSGIQNISTSLKLKEVSEKADFTIYTSTLNFEVK, via the coding sequence ATGAAAAAATACTTAATTCTACTTCTGTTTTCAGTTGGAATTGCTTTTTCCCATGATCTATGGTTGGAAAAAAAGGACAACTTCTATACCCTTTTCTACGGACATCTAAATCCATCAGATAACGATCAGAAAAGCATTGAGTATAATCCAAATTCTGTCTTCGAGATAAAATGTTTCTCTCAAGATGGAAAAGAAAAAAGTATAAAAGTTGAAAGATCTTATCCTTTAAAAATCTTTGGGAAATGTGATTCTGTTTTTATAGGATTTTCTTCAGGATACTGGACAAAAACTCCCTATGGACTTAAAAACCTACCTAAAAATCAGGTACATATGCCTTTGGAAAGTTGGAAATCTGTAGAGTACGTTAAAAGGTTAGACACGGATATAAATAAACCATTAACAGCTAATTTAGAAATTACTCCTTTAGATAGTATAAAAAACGTAAAAATCGGTGATAAGATTACGTTTTTAGTTACTCTAAACGCAAAGCCTGTTAAAGATACTGTTGTTGCTTACGATGAAAAACCTATAGGAACAACTGACGATGAAGGTAAGATAAATATCAGAATAAAACGTAGTGGTATTCAAAATATCTCAACATCCTTAAAGTTAAAAGAA
- a CDS encoding response regulator transcription factor, whose protein sequence is MKVLIIEDEKKLGKLIKKGLEEESFIVDLVHTGKEALDFLTTQSYDAIILDLMLPDISGKDVLIKIRNSSIKTPVIVLTAKDEVKDKIELLDAGADDYITKPFDFDELLARIRAVVRRDKDIKSSVISIGDLEIDLSKSTVKKSGNLIKLSSKEYLLLRYFIFNRGKILTKDNLINAVYDLSFELNSNALEVLISRLRSKIEDENHKYIKSIRGLGYIFDEE, encoded by the coding sequence ATGAAAGTTTTAATTATTGAAGATGAAAAAAAGTTAGGCAAACTTATAAAAAAAGGTCTTGAAGAAGAAAGCTTTATAGTAGATTTAGTCCATACAGGGAAAGAAGCTCTGGATTTTCTTACAACGCAATCTTACGATGCTATCATTCTTGATTTAATGCTTCCTGACATAAGTGGAAAAGATGTATTAATAAAGATAAGAAATAGTAGTATAAAAACACCTGTTATAGTTTTGACTGCAAAAGATGAAGTTAAAGACAAAATAGAGCTGTTAGATGCAGGAGCTGACGATTACATAACAAAGCCTTTTGACTTTGATGAGCTTTTAGCGAGAATAAGAGCGGTTGTAAGAAGAGATAAGGACATAAAATCTTCCGTTATAAGTATAGGAGATTTGGAGATAGACTTATCTAAATCTACAGTAAAAAAATCAGGTAATCTTATAAAACTTTCTTCTAAAGAGTATCTGCTTTTAAGATACTTTATTTTCAACAGAGGAAAAATCTTGACAAAAGATAATTTAATTAATGCTGTTTACGACCTATCATTTGAGCTAAACAGTAATGCCCTTGAAGTTCTAATATCAAGACTCAGAAGTAAAATAGAAGATGAAAACCACAAGTATATAAAATCTATAAGAGGGTTAGGATACATATTTGATGAAGAGTAA
- a CDS encoding MtnX-like HAD-IB family phosphatase, translating to MVFFCDFDGTITEVDVVDTFLEKFADKEYLEIEERWLKGEISSLECLQKQISLVKNVDKNTIDEFLNTVKIDPFFKDFVNLIKKYNGKVVILSDGFRYFIERILNNYGIKVDAILSNELVINDKTLEVVFPYQNPFCQAGMGNCKCKHSENQICRNKTFYIGDGRSDFCVASKFETVFAKGKLYQYLKSIGKNPVKIENFKDVINYLKLEEFLNGRKRVAST from the coding sequence TTGGTTTTTTTCTGTGATTTTGACGGAACTATTACAGAAGTTGACGTGGTAGACACATTTTTAGAAAAGTTTGCTGATAAAGAGTATTTAGAAATTGAAGAAAGATGGTTAAAAGGAGAAATATCTTCTTTAGAGTGTTTACAAAAACAAATATCTCTTGTTAAGAACGTAGATAAAAATACCATTGATGAATTTTTAAACACGGTTAAGATAGACCCTTTCTTCAAGGATTTTGTAAATTTAATAAAAAAGTATAACGGGAAAGTAGTTATATTAAGCGACGGATTTAGATACTTTATAGAGAGGATATTAAACAATTATGGAATAAAGGTTGATGCTATTTTATCTAATGAACTTGTTATAAATGATAAAACATTGGAAGTTGTTTTTCCTTACCAAAATCCTTTTTGTCAAGCAGGTATGGGAAACTGTAAGTGTAAGCATTCAGAAAATCAAATCTGTAGAAATAAAACTTTTTACATTGGAGACGGTAGGTCTGATTTTTGTGTTGCTTCTAAGTTTGAAACTGTATTTGCAAAGGGAAAGCTTTACCAATATCTTAAATCAATCGGAAAAAATCCTGTAAAAATAGAGAATTTTAAAGATGTAATAAATTACTTAAAATTGGAGGAATTTTTAAATGGAAGAAAAAGAGTTGCTTCAACTTGA
- a CDS encoding aspartate aminotransferase family protein — MEEKELLQLESEYCSFGDTVHYLNPPKIFAKSEGSYIYDLEGKKYLDLQMWYSACNFGYKNKRINDAIKDQMDTLGQLASQFLTKEKILLAYKIAKSVEDRFNVKGRVHFNVGGSQAIEDSLKLVRNYTKKNLNFAFMGGYHGRTIGATNITSSYRYRERYGHFSDRAFFVPFPYCFRCPYGKDKETCDLYCAKEFEKLFESEYYTVCNPKTKNCEFGAFYIEPIQGTGGYIIPPKDYFKKIKPVLDEYKVLLVSDEIQMGFYRTGKLWSIEHFGVVPDIIVFGKSLTNGMNPLSGLWAKEELINPEIFPPGSTHSTFSSNPIGVRAGLEVFKLIEEKDYEKTVKEKGEKFLNLLKDLKKKYPFIGDVDGLGLALRIEICEKDGYTPSKRLTDKIVEEGLKADLNLNGKTYGLVLDVGGYYKNVLTLAPSLEITDEEIDLAVELLDLLFLRIKKDEL, encoded by the coding sequence ATGGAAGAAAAAGAGTTGCTTCAACTTGAATCAGAGTACTGTTCCTTTGGAGATACTGTTCATTACTTAAATCCACCAAAAATCTTTGCAAAGTCGGAAGGAAGTTATATTTACGACCTTGAAGGTAAAAAGTACCTTGACTTACAGATGTGGTACTCTGCCTGTAATTTTGGTTATAAAAACAAAAGAATAAACGATGCAATAAAAGACCAGATGGATACTTTAGGACAGCTTGCTTCTCAATTTTTAACAAAGGAAAAGATACTTTTAGCTTACAAAATAGCAAAGTCTGTAGAAGACAGGTTTAATGTAAAAGGCAGAGTCCACTTTAACGTTGGTGGTTCTCAGGCTATTGAAGATTCGCTTAAATTAGTAAGAAATTACACAAAGAAAAATTTAAACTTTGCCTTTATGGGAGGTTATCACGGTAGAACTATAGGAGCTACAAACATCACCTCAAGTTATAGATACAGAGAAAGATACGGTCATTTTTCTGATAGAGCGTTTTTTGTTCCTTTCCCCTACTGTTTTAGATGTCCATATGGAAAAGATAAAGAAACTTGTGACTTGTACTGTGCAAAAGAGTTTGAAAAACTGTTTGAAAGTGAGTACTACACAGTTTGTAATCCGAAAACAAAAAATTGCGAGTTTGGAGCTTTTTATATAGAACCAATTCAAGGAACAGGAGGCTACATAATACCACCTAAAGATTACTTTAAAAAGATAAAACCTGTCCTTGATGAGTACAAAGTCTTACTTGTAAGTGATGAGATACAGATGGGATTTTACAGAACAGGAAAACTTTGGAGTATTGAGCATTTTGGTGTTGTGCCAGACATAATAGTGTTTGGAAAGTCGTTAACTAACGGAATGAATCCGTTATCAGGTTTATGGGCTAAAGAAGAGTTGATAAATCCTGAGATTTTCCCACCAGGAAGTACTCATTCTACTTTTTCATCAAATCCTATTGGAGTCAGAGCCGGTTTAGAGGTCTTTAAGCTTATTGAAGAGAAAGATTATGAAAAAACAGTAAAAGAAAAAGGAGAAAAATTCTTAAATCTCCTAAAAGATTTAAAGAAAAAGTATCCATTTATAGGGGATGTTGATGGTTTAGGACTTGCTTTAAGGATAGAGATATGTGAAAAAGATGGATACACACCTTCCAAACGGTTAACAGATAAGATAGTAGAAGAAGGATTAAAAGCAGATTTAAACCTAAATGGAAAAACTTATGGTTTAGTGTTAGATGTAGGTGGCTACTATAAAAACGTTTTAACCCTTGCACCATCTCTTGAGATTACAGATGAAGAAATAGACCTTGCAGTAGAATTACTTGATTTGCTGTTTTTAAGGATAAAAAAAGATGAGCTATAA
- a CDS encoding alpha/beta hydrolase gives MSYKDGFILKGEGKKALILLHGLTGSPFELRWIGGKFNQEGYDVYCPILPGHCTTVKDLEKTKWKDWLEAPRTLLKTIEKDYDEIYLAGLCVGGMLALLLSRESDKVKAVASWSPLVYLDGWTIPKAVVFLPLVLSTPLKHIFYFKEKYPYGIKNDKVRKKVLSLAEKTSFVYDRFTGIVLKELLDLSKYFVKQLPYIKKPTIIIHSKYDDVSSVKSAYTIYEKISSQKKKLIIVEDSYHMITIDNDKETVFEQTLKFFQ, from the coding sequence ATGAGCTATAAAGATGGATTTATCTTAAAAGGTGAAGGTAAGAAAGCTTTAATTTTACTTCACGGACTTACTGGAAGCCCTTTTGAATTAAGGTGGATAGGAGGAAAATTTAATCAGGAAGGTTATGACGTTTACTGTCCTATCCTTCCTGGACATTGTACTACTGTCAAAGATTTAGAAAAAACCAAGTGGAAAGATTGGTTAGAAGCTCCACGAACACTTTTAAAAACGATAGAAAAAGATTATGATGAAATATATTTAGCAGGTCTTTGTGTGGGTGGAATGTTGGCTTTACTTCTATCTAGGGAAAGTGATAAAGTTAAAGCAGTAGCCAGTTGGTCGCCCCTTGTTTACCTTGATGGGTGGACGATACCAAAAGCAGTAGTTTTTCTTCCCTTAGTATTATCAACGCCTTTAAAACACATTTTTTACTTTAAAGAAAAGTATCCTTATGGAATAAAAAATGACAAAGTAAGAAAAAAAGTTTTAAGTCTTGCAGAAAAGACTTCTTTTGTGTACGATAGATTTACAGGCATTGTTTTGAAAGAACTTTTAGACTTATCTAAGTATTTCGTAAAACAACTTCCTTACATTAAAAAACCTACAATTATTATTCATTCAAAGTATGACGACGTATCCAGTGTAAAAAGTGCCTATACAATTTATGAAAAAATCTCTTCACAAAAGAAAAAGCTTATAATAGTAGAAGACAGCTACCACATGATAACAATAGACAACGATAAAGAAACAGTTTTTGAACAAACACTAAAATTCTTTCAGTGA
- a CDS encoding TolC family protein → MKKYLIGVLTVCTVSFGQTLTFEEGLNNFINKNYDILIQKNEVEKAKADIITAKLRPNPTFTSNFTYYNIQNLLNRSNTQNSFRVDQEIETANKRGLRIKLAEKMLEYTQLNFKSSLKDYLNTYLSSYTQLLSDKLQLENSKSNLQDYQKIIEIAKIQYEKGFLSQLDYEKLKLSLIDYQKDYYSNLENYQKDKEFLKFLIQTDFDDVALIDIKDIYLDNLDNLIKTALEKRYDIKSSKANVEASEIQVNLNKALAVPNITVGFELEGYGEKYKFIGVGFSVPIPIFDRNQGEILKSKINLIQAKLQYKKSVNHVKTEITQLYYSLKSKESVLKEYQARYEELKKLKENTEKAFSLRGINVLTLLDTYKLYREFQKNYTQAKIDYYTTLYQLKLAIGDY, encoded by the coding sequence ATGAAAAAGTATTTAATAGGTGTTTTAACTGTATGTACTGTTTCTTTTGGGCAAACTCTAACGTTTGAAGAAGGTTTAAACAATTTTATAAACAAAAACTACGATATACTTATTCAAAAAAATGAAGTAGAAAAAGCAAAAGCGGATATTATTACGGCAAAGCTAAGGCCTAATCCTACCTTCACTTCAAATTTTACCTACTACAATATCCAAAACCTGTTAAACAGGTCTAACACACAAAACTCTTTTAGAGTAGACCAAGAGATAGAGACTGCAAATAAAAGAGGTTTAAGGATAAAACTTGCAGAAAAAATGTTAGAGTATACACAGCTCAACTTTAAATCATCTTTAAAAGATTACTTAAACACTTACCTTTCTTCTTACACTCAACTACTATCTGATAAACTACAGCTTGAAAACTCAAAAAGCAACCTGCAGGACTACCAAAAGATTATAGAAATAGCTAAAATCCAATATGAAAAAGGATTTTTATCCCAACTTGACTATGAAAAGTTAAAGTTAAGTCTAATAGACTATCAGAAAGATTACTATTCAAACTTAGAAAACTATCAGAAGGATAAAGAGTTTTTAAAATTTTTGATTCAAACAGATTTTGACGATGTAGCTTTAATAGATATAAAAGATATATACTTAGATAACTTAGATAATTTGATTAAAACAGCCCTTGAGAAAAGATACGATATAAAAAGTAGTAAAGCAAACGTGGAAGCTTCAGAAATTCAGGTAAATTTAAATAAGGCTCTGGCAGTTCCAAACATTACAGTTGGATTTGAGTTAGAAGGGTACGGAGAAAAGTATAAGTTTATTGGAGTCGGATTTAGCGTTCCTATTCCAATCTTTGATAGAAATCAAGGTGAGATACTAAAATCAAAGATAAATTTAATACAGGCAAAACTACAGTATAAAAAAAGTGTAAATCATGTTAAAACAGAAATAACGCAGCTGTACTACTCACTAAAGTCAAAAGAGTCTGTACTTAAAGAGTATCAGGCAAGGTATGAAGAGTTAAAAAAACTTAAAGAAAACACAGAAAAAGCATTTAGTCTTAGAGGTATAAACGTTTTAACTTTACTTGATACTTATAAACTTTACAGAGAGTTTCAAAAAAATTACACACAGGCAAAGATTGATTACTACACGACATTATATCAATTAAAACTTGCTATCGGAGATTACTGA
- a CDS encoding sensor histidine kinase — translation MKSNSLKFRFTIQLLAISIILLSLFSFTSYFMLESLVYDNIDSEIEKRKHIIGKLSQQKDLMDDIDVFKDYDIEIVIYDKDEKLIYKTIHDLNTTKKLYEITKKLKENTIESVKIGKNTYRLTHFTIDNYHVIIFKNMDRAIKILDTYNDVLVLLYSLTLIFTNGFIYFIVDKNLKNINKLYNDIKEISILDLKPIDSNKYSKEFKEIIEIFNKLLNHIKESYKKEKDFVMILSHEIKTPITTILTDIDITLRKDREKKNYVEALKNIRELAIYMLNIFNVLKNLYLTKENFHPDYKTVNLNQLIERVLKMFENQIKEKNLSVFVDVEEDLTLHTDEVMFQEILQNLISNAIKFNKPSGKLIIKAKKEENKVKITISDTGIGIKEEDLKNIFDEFYKSYNSEGLGLGLSIVKIYSDLLDIKVNIQSQEGVGTSIELILS, via the coding sequence ATGAAGAGTAATAGTTTAAAATTTAGGTTCACAATTCAACTTTTAGCCATTTCAATAATTTTACTATCTTTATTCAGTTTTACTTCATACTTTATGCTTGAAAGTTTAGTATACGACAATATAGACTCAGAGATTGAAAAAAGAAAACACATAATAGGAAAACTATCTCAGCAAAAAGACTTAATGGACGATATAGATGTGTTTAAAGATTATGACATAGAAATCGTAATTTACGATAAAGATGAAAAACTTATTTACAAAACTATTCACGACCTAAACACCACAAAAAAACTTTATGAAATTACGAAAAAGTTAAAAGAAAATACGATAGAAAGTGTAAAAATTGGGAAAAACACTTACAGATTAACACATTTTACAATAGACAACTACCACGTGATAATATTTAAAAACATGGATAGAGCTATTAAAATTTTAGATACCTATAACGATGTTTTAGTACTTCTTTACTCTTTAACGTTAATATTTACCAATGGCTTTATCTACTTTATAGTAGACAAAAATCTAAAAAATATAAACAAGCTTTATAATGATATAAAAGAAATATCAATCTTAGACCTAAAACCAATAGACAGTAATAAATACTCAAAAGAGTTTAAAGAAATCATAGAAATTTTCAACAAACTACTAAACCACATAAAAGAAAGTTATAAGAAAGAAAAAGATTTTGTAATGATTCTGTCCCACGAGATTAAAACACCTATAACAACCATTCTAACAGACATAGATATAACTCTAAGAAAAGACAGAGAAAAAAAGAATTACGTTGAAGCTTTAAAAAACATAAGAGAATTAGCCATTTACATGTTAAACATCTTTAACGTTTTGAAAAACCTATATTTAACAAAAGAGAACTTTCATCCAGATTACAAAACTGTAAATCTAAATCAATTAATAGAAAGAGTTTTAAAAATGTTTGAAAATCAGATAAAGGAAAAAAACTTATCAGTTTTTGTAGATGTTGAAGAGGATTTAACGTTGCATACAGATGAAGTGATGTTTCAAGAGATACTTCAAAATTTAATAAGCAATGCTATAAAGTTTAACAAACCTTCAGGTAAGTTAATTATAAAAGCAAAAAAAGAAGAAAACAAAGTTAAAATTACTATATCTGACACAGGTATAGGAATAAAGGAAGAAGACCTAAAAAATATTTTTGATGAGTTTTATAAATCCTATAACTCAGAAGGTTTAGGTTTAGGACTTTCAATAGTTAAAATTTATTCAGACCTTTTAGACATAAAGGTAAACATTCAAAGTCAAGAAGGAGTAGGAACTTCTATAGAGCTGATACTTTCTTAA